A genomic stretch from Phaeodactylum tricornutum CCAP 1055/1 chromosome 22, whole genome shotgun sequence includes:
- a CDS encoding predicted protein, with amino-acid sequence MVVVSISKLVAFLAISLSINVSVVAADVIGEESGPFASLREQYAALSPKGQFVTGACVGFVGTRIALTSAMGAVKIAGAVFVTAEVLHYTGILDDLPPFSNEQTALFSNLKNKALRHTENLRVQIRRQLNPNSVQTFVDRERMGALGMAGGAVVGFLF; translated from the exons ATGGTGGTCGTTTCGATAAGCAAGCTAGTCGCTTTTTTGGCAATTTCCCTCTCAATCAATGTTAGCGTGGTCGCTGCAGATGTAATTGGCGAAGAAAGCGGTCCCTTTGCTTCACTGCGTGAACAATATGCTGCCCTTTCGCCAAAGGGACAGTTTGTGACTGGAGCATGCGTAGGCTTTGTCGGCACTAGGATTGCACTTACCTCCGCCATGGGAGCTGTCAAAATCGCAGGGGCTGTCTTCGTAAC CGCCGAAGTTTTGCATTACACCGGGATCCTTGACGATTTGCCTCCTTTTTCGAATGAACAGACAGCTTTATTCAGCAACCTCAAGAATAAGGCGCTACGACACACCGAAAACTTGCGCGTCCAGATCCGGCGACAGCTCAACCCCAACAGTGTACAAACTTTTGTCGACCGTGAGCGGATGGGGGCTCTGGGAATGGCAGGAGGGGCGGTAGTCGGTTTTTTGTTTTAG